From one Pieris brassicae chromosome 5, ilPieBrab1.1, whole genome shotgun sequence genomic stretch:
- the LOC123710312 gene encoding zinc finger protein 436-like isoform X1 has translation MSSNEEMFLVIIGDEDYQVPDDLKEVVEQSDSNMEIGEIIEEQQIEEEPCTYEIQVENEDDLNNEENVNQEGYNYDEEIVDEGIIVEEPVYEDSEKTDVVNGDIINERIILDQPYEVELEEMKEDENNSTNNQEIIIEGLDENSILQLQNGELQLEDGDGQHYLIQEENGQYVLQESSKYNIVEINGEQVLVQEVEETDEHTNKNNSNVQYVIQQDTQGSSDDEFARPKRKQERPPRPHQVSSYVQELKETYPELNDEERLISTLAEIMRTIKPPPLPDNFCVMNGIMFECNSCGKFFNSMPEAARHFQYYHGERYLICFACGADFRNPTNLYKHEKGCTMYPDIISVLKARSRHLSSKGRNRPYFSKSHEIRIENNRFLCSQCPASFGTRSGLDAHEHEHAGDRPYLCAFCVCAYTSPSALSRHMRKHRGEMLVCEQCGKRLSTRNALDAHMLTHQPALRRYLCPECPKRFSQKSSLQLHLERLHRDLPPPCACQLCPARYPRMSQLRQHMKEVHGMLLMTQKMFYKSLPRLTPSQVEQAKVVLKSEVEKYPRYVIEKSL, from the exons ATGAGTTCAAATGAAGAAATGTTTCTTGTTATTATTGGTGACGAAGACTATCAGGTGCCTGATGATTTAAAAGAAGTTGTAGAACAAAGTGATTCAAATATGGAGATTGGTGAAATTATAGAAGAACAACAAATTGAAGAAGAACCATGTACCTATGAAATTCAAGTAGAAAATGAAGATGACTTAAATAATGAAGAAAATGTAAATCAAGAAGGATATAATTATGATGAAGAAATTGTTGATGAAGGAATAATCGTAGAGGAACCAGTTTATGAAGATTCAGAAAAGACAGATGTTGTCAATGgtgatataataaatgaaaggATAATACTAGACCAACCTTATGAAGTTGAACTAGAAGAAATGAAAGAAGATGAAAATAATTCAACAAATAATCAAGAAATAATTATCGAAGGTTTAGATGAAAATAGTATACTGCAGCTGCAAAATGGAGAACTACAATTAGAGGATGGAGATGGACAGCACTATTTAATACAAGAAGAGAATGGACAGTATGTTCTTCAAGAATCATCTAAGTACAATATAGTTGAAATAAATGGTGAACAAGTGTTAGTACAAGAAGTTGAAGAGACAGATGAACATaccaataaaaacaattcaaatgTTCAATATGTTATACAACAAGATACTCAAGGATCAAGCGATGATGAGTTTGCAAGACCAAAAAGGAAACAAGAAAGACCACCGAGGCCACATCAGGTTTCTTCATATGTGCAAGAGTTGAAAGAAACTTACCCAGAGTTGAATGACGAAGAAAGATTGATTTCAACTTTAGCAGAAATTATGAGAACAATTAAACCGCCACCTCTTCCTGATAATTTTTGTGTCATGAATGGCATTATGTTTGA GTGCAATTCGTGTGGCAAATTCTTTAACAGTATGCCAGAGGCAGCTCGTCATTTTCAATACTACCATGGCGAGCGATATCTCATATGTTTTGCATGTGGAGCAGATTTTAGAAA CCCCACAAACTTATACAAACATGAGAAAGGTTGCACCATGTATCCCGACATCATCTCAGTTTTGAAGGCGCGCTCGAGACATCTTAGCAGCAAAGGACGTAATCGGCCCTACTTTTCTAAATCACATGAAATCAGAATTGAAAATAACag ATTCCTGTGCAGCCAGTGTCCTGCATCATTCGGTACGCGGTCAGGCCTAGACGCGCACGAGCACGAGCATGCGGGAGACAGGCCTTACCTTTGCGCCTTCTGCGTCTGCGCATACACTTCACCTTCTGCTCTGTCG CGTCACATGCGCAAACACCGCGGCGAGATGTTAGTTTGTGAGCAATGCGGCAAGCGACTCAGTACTAGGAACGCCCTTGACGCACACATGTTGACGCACCAAC CTGCCCTTCGAAGATACCTATGTCCGGAGTGCCCGAAGCGTTTCTCGCAGAAGAGCAGTCTTCAGCTGCACCTCGAACGCCTTCATCGTGACTTGCCCCCACCATGCGCCTGTCAACTGTGTCCGGCCAG GTACCCCCGTATGTCGCAACTTAGACAACACATGAAGGAAGTTCACGGAATGCTACTCATGACGCAAAag ATGTTCTACAAATCGTTGCCAAGATTAACTCCGTCTCAAGTAGAGCAAGCGAAAGTGGTACTCAAATCAGAGGTCGAAAAATATCCAAGATATGTCATTGAAAAATCGCTTTGA
- the LOC123710312 gene encoding zinc finger protein 436-like isoform X2, whose translation MSSNEEMFLVIIGDEDYQVPDDLKEVVEQSDSNMEIGEIIEEQQIEEEPCTYEIQVENEDDLNNEENVNQEGYNYDEEIVDEGIIVEEPVYEDSEKTDVVNGDIINERIILDQPYEVELEEMKEDENNSTNNQEIIIEGLDENSILQLQNGELQLEDGDGQHYLIQEENGQYVLQESSKYNIVEINGEQVLVQEVEETDEHTNKNNSNVQYVIQQDTQGSSDDEFARPKRKQERPPRPHQVSSYVQELKETYPELNDEERLISTLAEIMRTIKPPPLPDNFCVMNGIMFECNSCGKFFNSMPEAARHFQYYHGERYLICFACGADFRNPTNLYKHEKGCTMYPDIISVLKARSRHLSSKGRNRPYFSKSHEIRIENNRFLCSQCPASFGTRSGLDAHEHEHAGDRPYLCAFCVCAYTSPSALSRHMRKHRGEMLVCEQCGKRLSTRNALDAHMLTHQPALRRYLCPECPKRFSQKSSLQLHLERLHRDLPPPCACQLCPARYPRMSQLRQHMKEVHGMLLMTQKHGDRPSVSSETF comes from the exons ATGAGTTCAAATGAAGAAATGTTTCTTGTTATTATTGGTGACGAAGACTATCAGGTGCCTGATGATTTAAAAGAAGTTGTAGAACAAAGTGATTCAAATATGGAGATTGGTGAAATTATAGAAGAACAACAAATTGAAGAAGAACCATGTACCTATGAAATTCAAGTAGAAAATGAAGATGACTTAAATAATGAAGAAAATGTAAATCAAGAAGGATATAATTATGATGAAGAAATTGTTGATGAAGGAATAATCGTAGAGGAACCAGTTTATGAAGATTCAGAAAAGACAGATGTTGTCAATGgtgatataataaatgaaaggATAATACTAGACCAACCTTATGAAGTTGAACTAGAAGAAATGAAAGAAGATGAAAATAATTCAACAAATAATCAAGAAATAATTATCGAAGGTTTAGATGAAAATAGTATACTGCAGCTGCAAAATGGAGAACTACAATTAGAGGATGGAGATGGACAGCACTATTTAATACAAGAAGAGAATGGACAGTATGTTCTTCAAGAATCATCTAAGTACAATATAGTTGAAATAAATGGTGAACAAGTGTTAGTACAAGAAGTTGAAGAGACAGATGAACATaccaataaaaacaattcaaatgTTCAATATGTTATACAACAAGATACTCAAGGATCAAGCGATGATGAGTTTGCAAGACCAAAAAGGAAACAAGAAAGACCACCGAGGCCACATCAGGTTTCTTCATATGTGCAAGAGTTGAAAGAAACTTACCCAGAGTTGAATGACGAAGAAAGATTGATTTCAACTTTAGCAGAAATTATGAGAACAATTAAACCGCCACCTCTTCCTGATAATTTTTGTGTCATGAATGGCATTATGTTTGA GTGCAATTCGTGTGGCAAATTCTTTAACAGTATGCCAGAGGCAGCTCGTCATTTTCAATACTACCATGGCGAGCGATATCTCATATGTTTTGCATGTGGAGCAGATTTTAGAAA CCCCACAAACTTATACAAACATGAGAAAGGTTGCACCATGTATCCCGACATCATCTCAGTTTTGAAGGCGCGCTCGAGACATCTTAGCAGCAAAGGACGTAATCGGCCCTACTTTTCTAAATCACATGAAATCAGAATTGAAAATAACag ATTCCTGTGCAGCCAGTGTCCTGCATCATTCGGTACGCGGTCAGGCCTAGACGCGCACGAGCACGAGCATGCGGGAGACAGGCCTTACCTTTGCGCCTTCTGCGTCTGCGCATACACTTCACCTTCTGCTCTGTCG CGTCACATGCGCAAACACCGCGGCGAGATGTTAGTTTGTGAGCAATGCGGCAAGCGACTCAGTACTAGGAACGCCCTTGACGCACACATGTTGACGCACCAAC CTGCCCTTCGAAGATACCTATGTCCGGAGTGCCCGAAGCGTTTCTCGCAGAAGAGCAGTCTTCAGCTGCACCTCGAACGCCTTCATCGTGACTTGCCCCCACCATGCGCCTGTCAACTGTGTCCGGCCAG GTACCCCCGTATGTCGCAACTTAGACAACACATGAAGGAAGTTCACGGAATGCTACTCATGACGCAAAag CATGGTGATCGGCCTTCTGTGTCTTCCGAAACTTTTTAA
- the LOC123710351 gene encoding uncharacterized protein LOC123710351 isoform X3, with the protein MNSELLTCLPNPSFPKVVAMKITLQDTIRCFRDLAEEYDKLNKENMDYKSKFQSLEEKCNCSQDSLKKELQQKNYLIQQVASALKNLLETKDLNIIDAIFKIICSETKLDHNDKTVKEEIQDESLSEIAGTPGRKSPIILMSKKVKSNTASGLSLNKKSEETRETPEKCVKLIFPSPSRSKGSGRLKQSRLNVFKEKSSLVVDLTCSPEALRSDDDKCNVKKEITDYDETILPSPTSGPFLLPQMFKSMSKDSPSKFKKPQSPPKLKLEETENLHDRNRTDSVTYTQYSIDLMKHCRRNPQKAPLSENHNVLNTQVDMESSLSILQRNARISPPQTTLPKRTKLELLEPVYKEPTLRKKSDKRALPGWSCDNCMQFYGTLYADNPDMLAQKMEECSKHRGRNNPIRPSTPNGFWDIRWDVPTDTEEFNRRNNAV; encoded by the exons ATGAATTCGGAATTACTTACTTGCTTACCGAATCCATCCTTCCCAAAAGTTGTTGCAATGAAAATAACCTTACAAGACACTATTAGATGTTTCAGAG ATTTGGCTGAAGAATATGATAAGCTAAATAAGGAAAACATggattataaatcaaaatttcagTCACTTGAAGAAAAGTGTAATTG TAGTCAAgactcattaaaaaaagaactacagcagaaaaattatttaatacaacaaGTTG CTTCAGCCCTTAAAAACCTTCTAGAAACAAAAGACCTCAATATAATAGatgccatttttaaaataatatgtagtgAAACAAAGTTAGATCATAATGACAAAACAGTAAAAGAAGAAATACAGGATGAATCTTTGTCAGAGATAGCAGGAACCCCTGGTCGCAAAAGTCCTATTATTCTAATGAGCAAAAAAGTTAAGAGCAATACTGCTTCTGGCTTAAGTCTAAATAAGAAAAGTGAGGAAACTAG gGAAACTCCAGAAAAATGTGTCAAGTTGATATTTCCATCTCCAAGTAGAAGTAAAGGTAGTGGTCGGTTAAAGCAGTCCAGACTTAATGTTTTCAAAGAGAAATCTTCACTTGTGGTTGACCTTACTTGCTCACCAGAAGCTTTAAGGTCTGATGACGATAAG tgtaatgttaaaaaagaaataacgGACTATGATGAAACAATATTACCTTCACCGACTAGTGGGCCATTTCTTTTGCCTCAAAT GTTTAAATCGATGTCCAAAGATAGTCCAAGTAAATTCAAGAAGCCTCAATCACCGCCCAAGTTAAAGCTAGAAGAGACAGAAAATTTACACGACAGGAATCGAACTGACTCAGTAACTTACACACAATATTCAATTGATTTGATGAAGCATTGCAGGCGGAA TCCTCAAAAGGCGCCGTTAAGTGAAAACCACAACGTTTTAAACACACAAGTCGATATGGAGTCGAGTCTGTCGATATTACAGCGAAACGCCAGAATATCACCCCCACAAACTACTTTGCCTAAGAG GACAAAGTTGGAACTATTAGAGCCGGTGTATAAAGAGCCTACACTCAGGAAAAAAAGTGACAAACGGGCCTTACCTGGATGGAGCTGTGATAATTGTATGCAG tTCTATGGTACCTTATACGCTGACAACCCAGATATGCTTGCTCAGAAGATGGAAGAATGCTCCAAACACCGTGGCCGGAATAACCCGATTCGTCCCTCCACTCCTAATGGTTTTTGGGACATAAGATGGGATGTGCCTACAGATACTGAAGAGTTTAATAGAAGGAATAAtgctgtataa
- the LOC123710351 gene encoding uncharacterized protein LOC123710351 isoform X1, with product MNSELLTCLPNPSFPKVVAMKITLQDTIRCFRDLAEEYDKLNKENMDYKSKFQSLEEKCNCSQDSLKKELQQKNYLIQQVASALKNLLETKDLNIIDAIFKIICSETKLDHNDKTVKEEIQDESLSEIAGTPGRKSPIILMSKKVKSNTASGLSLNKKSEETRETPEKCVKLIFPSPSRSKGSGRLKQSRLNVFKEKSSLVVDLTCSPEALRSDDDKCNVKKEITDYDETILPSPTSGPFLLPQMFKSMSKDSPSKFKKPQSPPKLKLEETENLHDRNRTDSVTYTQYSIDLMKHCRRNLKINKSENEDENMECDANDSLSLLHNKKSPQKAPLSENHNVLNTQVDMESSLSILQRNARISPPQTTLPKRTKLELLEPVYKEPTLRKKSDKRALPGWSCDNCMQFYGTLYADNPDMLAQKMEECSKHRGRNNPIRPSTPNGFWDIRWDVPTDTEEFNRRNNAV from the exons ATGAATTCGGAATTACTTACTTGCTTACCGAATCCATCCTTCCCAAAAGTTGTTGCAATGAAAATAACCTTACAAGACACTATTAGATGTTTCAGAG ATTTGGCTGAAGAATATGATAAGCTAAATAAGGAAAACATggattataaatcaaaatttcagTCACTTGAAGAAAAGTGTAATTG TAGTCAAgactcattaaaaaaagaactacagcagaaaaattatttaatacaacaaGTTG CTTCAGCCCTTAAAAACCTTCTAGAAACAAAAGACCTCAATATAATAGatgccatttttaaaataatatgtagtgAAACAAAGTTAGATCATAATGACAAAACAGTAAAAGAAGAAATACAGGATGAATCTTTGTCAGAGATAGCAGGAACCCCTGGTCGCAAAAGTCCTATTATTCTAATGAGCAAAAAAGTTAAGAGCAATACTGCTTCTGGCTTAAGTCTAAATAAGAAAAGTGAGGAAACTAG gGAAACTCCAGAAAAATGTGTCAAGTTGATATTTCCATCTCCAAGTAGAAGTAAAGGTAGTGGTCGGTTAAAGCAGTCCAGACTTAATGTTTTCAAAGAGAAATCTTCACTTGTGGTTGACCTTACTTGCTCACCAGAAGCTTTAAGGTCTGATGACGATAAG tgtaatgttaaaaaagaaataacgGACTATGATGAAACAATATTACCTTCACCGACTAGTGGGCCATTTCTTTTGCCTCAAAT GTTTAAATCGATGTCCAAAGATAGTCCAAGTAAATTCAAGAAGCCTCAATCACCGCCCAAGTTAAAGCTAGAAGAGACAGAAAATTTACACGACAGGAATCGAACTGACTCAGTAACTTACACACAATATTCAATTGATTTGATGAAGCATTGCAGGCGGAA cttaaaaataaataaatcagaaaATGAAGACGAAAACATGGAGTGTGATGCGAACGACAGTCTTTCATTAttgcataataaaaaaag TCCTCAAAAGGCGCCGTTAAGTGAAAACCACAACGTTTTAAACACACAAGTCGATATGGAGTCGAGTCTGTCGATATTACAGCGAAACGCCAGAATATCACCCCCACAAACTACTTTGCCTAAGAG GACAAAGTTGGAACTATTAGAGCCGGTGTATAAAGAGCCTACACTCAGGAAAAAAAGTGACAAACGGGCCTTACCTGGATGGAGCTGTGATAATTGTATGCAG tTCTATGGTACCTTATACGCTGACAACCCAGATATGCTTGCTCAGAAGATGGAAGAATGCTCCAAACACCGTGGCCGGAATAACCCGATTCGTCCCTCCACTCCTAATGGTTTTTGGGACATAAGATGGGATGTGCCTACAGATACTGAAGAGTTTAATAGAAGGAATAAtgctgtataa
- the LOC123710351 gene encoding uncharacterized protein LOC123710351 isoform X4: MNSELLTCLPNPSFPKVVAMKITLQDTIRCFRDLAEEYDKLNKENMDYKSKFQSLEEKCNCSQDSLKKELQQKNYLIQQVASALKNLLETKDLNIIDAIFKIICSETKLDHNDKTVKEEIQDESLSEIAGTPGRKSPIILMSKKVKSNTASGLSLNKKSEETRETPEKCVKLIFPSPSRSKGSGRLKQSRLNVFKEKSSLVVDLTCSPEALRSDDDKCNVKKEITDYDETILPSPTSGPFLLPQIPQKAPLSENHNVLNTQVDMESSLSILQRNARISPPQTTLPKRTKLELLEPVYKEPTLRKKSDKRALPGWSCDNCMQFYGTLYADNPDMLAQKMEECSKHRGRNNPIRPSTPNGFWDIRWDVPTDTEEFNRRNNAV, encoded by the exons ATGAATTCGGAATTACTTACTTGCTTACCGAATCCATCCTTCCCAAAAGTTGTTGCAATGAAAATAACCTTACAAGACACTATTAGATGTTTCAGAG ATTTGGCTGAAGAATATGATAAGCTAAATAAGGAAAACATggattataaatcaaaatttcagTCACTTGAAGAAAAGTGTAATTG TAGTCAAgactcattaaaaaaagaactacagcagaaaaattatttaatacaacaaGTTG CTTCAGCCCTTAAAAACCTTCTAGAAACAAAAGACCTCAATATAATAGatgccatttttaaaataatatgtagtgAAACAAAGTTAGATCATAATGACAAAACAGTAAAAGAAGAAATACAGGATGAATCTTTGTCAGAGATAGCAGGAACCCCTGGTCGCAAAAGTCCTATTATTCTAATGAGCAAAAAAGTTAAGAGCAATACTGCTTCTGGCTTAAGTCTAAATAAGAAAAGTGAGGAAACTAG gGAAACTCCAGAAAAATGTGTCAAGTTGATATTTCCATCTCCAAGTAGAAGTAAAGGTAGTGGTCGGTTAAAGCAGTCCAGACTTAATGTTTTCAAAGAGAAATCTTCACTTGTGGTTGACCTTACTTGCTCACCAGAAGCTTTAAGGTCTGATGACGATAAG tgtaatgttaaaaaagaaataacgGACTATGATGAAACAATATTACCTTCACCGACTAGTGGGCCATTTCTTTTGCCTCAAAT TCCTCAAAAGGCGCCGTTAAGTGAAAACCACAACGTTTTAAACACACAAGTCGATATGGAGTCGAGTCTGTCGATATTACAGCGAAACGCCAGAATATCACCCCCACAAACTACTTTGCCTAAGAG GACAAAGTTGGAACTATTAGAGCCGGTGTATAAAGAGCCTACACTCAGGAAAAAAAGTGACAAACGGGCCTTACCTGGATGGAGCTGTGATAATTGTATGCAG tTCTATGGTACCTTATACGCTGACAACCCAGATATGCTTGCTCAGAAGATGGAAGAATGCTCCAAACACCGTGGCCGGAATAACCCGATTCGTCCCTCCACTCCTAATGGTTTTTGGGACATAAGATGGGATGTGCCTACAGATACTGAAGAGTTTAATAGAAGGAATAAtgctgtataa
- the LOC123710351 gene encoding uncharacterized protein LOC123710351 isoform X2: MNSELLTCLPNPSFPKVVAMKITLQDTIRCFRDLAEEYDKLNKENMDYKSKFQSLEEKCNCQDSLKKELQQKNYLIQQVASALKNLLETKDLNIIDAIFKIICSETKLDHNDKTVKEEIQDESLSEIAGTPGRKSPIILMSKKVKSNTASGLSLNKKSEETRETPEKCVKLIFPSPSRSKGSGRLKQSRLNVFKEKSSLVVDLTCSPEALRSDDDKCNVKKEITDYDETILPSPTSGPFLLPQMFKSMSKDSPSKFKKPQSPPKLKLEETENLHDRNRTDSVTYTQYSIDLMKHCRRNLKINKSENEDENMECDANDSLSLLHNKKSPQKAPLSENHNVLNTQVDMESSLSILQRNARISPPQTTLPKRTKLELLEPVYKEPTLRKKSDKRALPGWSCDNCMQFYGTLYADNPDMLAQKMEECSKHRGRNNPIRPSTPNGFWDIRWDVPTDTEEFNRRNNAV, translated from the exons ATGAATTCGGAATTACTTACTTGCTTACCGAATCCATCCTTCCCAAAAGTTGTTGCAATGAAAATAACCTTACAAGACACTATTAGATGTTTCAGAG ATTTGGCTGAAGAATATGATAAGCTAAATAAGGAAAACATggattataaatcaaaatttcagTCACTTGAAGAAAAGTGTAATTG TCAAgactcattaaaaaaagaactacagcagaaaaattatttaatacaacaaGTTG CTTCAGCCCTTAAAAACCTTCTAGAAACAAAAGACCTCAATATAATAGatgccatttttaaaataatatgtagtgAAACAAAGTTAGATCATAATGACAAAACAGTAAAAGAAGAAATACAGGATGAATCTTTGTCAGAGATAGCAGGAACCCCTGGTCGCAAAAGTCCTATTATTCTAATGAGCAAAAAAGTTAAGAGCAATACTGCTTCTGGCTTAAGTCTAAATAAGAAAAGTGAGGAAACTAG gGAAACTCCAGAAAAATGTGTCAAGTTGATATTTCCATCTCCAAGTAGAAGTAAAGGTAGTGGTCGGTTAAAGCAGTCCAGACTTAATGTTTTCAAAGAGAAATCTTCACTTGTGGTTGACCTTACTTGCTCACCAGAAGCTTTAAGGTCTGATGACGATAAG tgtaatgttaaaaaagaaataacgGACTATGATGAAACAATATTACCTTCACCGACTAGTGGGCCATTTCTTTTGCCTCAAAT GTTTAAATCGATGTCCAAAGATAGTCCAAGTAAATTCAAGAAGCCTCAATCACCGCCCAAGTTAAAGCTAGAAGAGACAGAAAATTTACACGACAGGAATCGAACTGACTCAGTAACTTACACACAATATTCAATTGATTTGATGAAGCATTGCAGGCGGAA cttaaaaataaataaatcagaaaATGAAGACGAAAACATGGAGTGTGATGCGAACGACAGTCTTTCATTAttgcataataaaaaaag TCCTCAAAAGGCGCCGTTAAGTGAAAACCACAACGTTTTAAACACACAAGTCGATATGGAGTCGAGTCTGTCGATATTACAGCGAAACGCCAGAATATCACCCCCACAAACTACTTTGCCTAAGAG GACAAAGTTGGAACTATTAGAGCCGGTGTATAAAGAGCCTACACTCAGGAAAAAAAGTGACAAACGGGCCTTACCTGGATGGAGCTGTGATAATTGTATGCAG tTCTATGGTACCTTATACGCTGACAACCCAGATATGCTTGCTCAGAAGATGGAAGAATGCTCCAAACACCGTGGCCGGAATAACCCGATTCGTCCCTCCACTCCTAATGGTTTTTGGGACATAAGATGGGATGTGCCTACAGATACTGAAGAGTTTAATAGAAGGAATAAtgctgtataa
- the LOC123710460 gene encoding dnaJ homolog subfamily C member 28, with protein MNKLSHLNGYETALSLQVVNKLFVRGIGKLGRKEVEESYKLLNIPLDSKHDTVRQAFLELAKKYHPDSQSPHADIDKFVAVENAFRIISKHNTGSSGRAEIEKIVFDIRHTAPQHRQYLSYEGVGHGTPYQREKQWIQVRAQKAANNVMEHRVSKAVASDKTLMKKDSLNKHDIKTKYGFDRLVEDLIQESMSKGEFENLSGKGKPLKDQNRNPYVDFTTHKLNEVLINNGFTPEWITMSKDIDQDIELLKDEIKNERMYLGPYPFSETDKEKWLKIYESNKSLAKSINTKINTYNLIVPLLNKQKFHVEYDKICEDICTNGKHSVEGVLKKEEVRFAHVQENEDIISIIFKAIGEIINFNPDKKKA; from the exons atgaataaattatcacATTTAAACGGATATGAAACTGCTCTGTCACTACAggttgttaataaattatttgtaagagGTATTGGTAAATTAGGACGAAAAGAAGTTGAG GAAAGTTATAAACTCCTTAATATTCCGCTTGATTCTAAGCATGACACAGTTCGTCAAGCATTCTTAGAACTTGCTAAAAAGTATCATCCAGATTCTCAGTCTCCACATGCCGATATAGACAAGTTTGTGGCTGTTGAGAATGCATTCAGAATAATTTCTAAACATAATACTGGATCCAGTGGGAGGGCAGAGattgaaaaaattgtttttgatataAGG CATACAGCACCACAACATAGACAGTACCTAAGTTATGAAGGTGTTGGCCATGGTACTCCTTATCAGAGAGAGAAACAATGGATTCAAGTTCGAGCACAAAAAGCAGCAAACAATGTGATGGAGCATCGAGTGTCGAAAGCTGTGGCATCAGACAAAACATTAATGAAGAAGGATTCTTTGAATAAACATgacattaaaactaaatatggGTTTGATCGATTAGTTGAGGATCTAATTCAAGAGTCAATGTCTAAGGgtgaatttgaaaatttaagtgGAAAAGGAAAGCCTTTGAAAGACCAGAATAGGAATCCATATGTTGACTTTACTACTCATAAGTTAAATgag gttttaataaataatggctTTACACCTGAATGGATAACTATGAGTAAAGACATAGACCAAGACATTGAACTCTTAAaggatgaaataaaaaatgaaagaatGTATCTTGGCCCATACCCGTTTTCAGAAACAGATAAAGAGAAATggcttaaaatatatgaaagtaACAAGAGTTTAGCTAAATctattaacacaaaaataaatacatataatttaattgttcccctactaaataaacaaaaatttcatGTAGAATATGATAAAATTTGTGAAGATATTTGCACAAATGGGAAACACTCTGTTGAAGGTGTTCTGAAGAAAGAGGAAGTTCGATTTGCACATGTCCAAGAGAATGAAGATATTATTTCCATAATTTTCAAAGCTATtggtgaaataattaattttaaccctGACAAGAAGAAGGCATAA